CTTGTTAAAAAATCATATCTTGAAATAGCCTAAGAGGGAAGCTTATTGAGGTATATATTAGAGCCAATATCAAAGCGTATTGCTGGAGACATAACACTTTCAGAGGATCCAAGTCAAGCTCTTAGAAAATGGCGTGAGATATTTAATGTTACACAGAGTGATCTTGCTAAGAAAATGGATATAGCTCCAAGTGTATTGAGTGATTATGAACGTGGGAGGAGGCAACCAGGTACAAAATTCATTAAAAAATTTGTGGAGGCTTTGATAAAGATAGATGAGGAAAGGGGATATCCGGTAATAAGGAGACTTGCAGGTAATCTAATAAATTTTGGAAATGCTATTCTAGATCTAAAGGAGTTCTCCAGACCTATATCTCTAGATACATTAGTTGAAATTGTTGAGGGAATAATAGTTAATAGCATATTTGAAGTAAAGAACATCTATGGCTATACTGTAGTAGATAGCATTGAAAGTATATTAAATATGAGTGGCTATGACTATCTATATTTAATGGGATTTACAAGTGAGAGAGCAATAATTTTTACAAATGTTGGAAGAGGAAGATCGCCAATGATAGCTATAAGAGTTTCTTTCCTCAAACCAGCAACAGTTGTTGTATATGGACCGAGACGATCTATAGATCCTCTAGCTATAGAGATTGCAAATAGAGAGAGAATACCGCTAATAATATCAACAGCACAAAGCCTTGAAAACTTATTGTCAAACCTCAGAGAATATGTAGCAACACTATAGCTCTAGGCTCTAGTATGAAATTCACTAATATATAAATATTTCTTTAGCTATAGATAAAACAGCAGAGGTGTAAATATTTGGCAAGAAGGAGAAGCAAATGGAGAAAAACAGCAGCAGTTATGAAGAAATTGATGCAAGAGGCTAGAAAGGTTAGGGTTAAAGAAAGTTTAAGACAGTGCCCCATATGTGGAAACCCCAATAGCTTTTCAATAGAGATAGAAATAGATAAAGAAAGTGGGAGAAAAAGCGCCCACATAATGTGTGCAAATTGTCACTTTGAATACTCCATGCAGAATCTTCCAGCTATAGCTGACGAATTC
Above is a genomic segment from Ignisphaera aggregans DSM 17230 containing:
- a CDS encoding Protein of unknown function DUF701, zinc-binding protein (InterPro IPR007808~KEGG: dka:DKAM_1192 protein of unknown function DUF701, zinc-binding putative~PFAM: Protein of unknown function DUF701, zinc-binding protein~SPTR: B8D5Y7 Putative uncharacterized protein~PFAM: Transcription elongation factor Elf1 like), coding for MARRRSKWRKTAAVMKKLMQEARKVRVKESLRQCPICGNPNSFSIEIEIDKESGRKSAHIMCANCHFEYSMQNLPAIADEFWVYSKVLDMIQKETIKPIERASQEVSAVSTEEKTEEETEITLEEETV
- a CDS encoding transcriptional regulator, XRE family (COGs: COG1709 transcriptional regulator protein~InterPro IPR001387~KEGG: hbu:Hbut_0476 transcriptional regulator~PFAM: helix-turn-helix domain protein~SMART: helix-turn-helix domain protein~SPTR: A2BK28 Transcriptional regulator~PFAM: Helix-turn-helix), coding for MRYILEPISKRIAGDITLSEDPSQALRKWREIFNVTQSDLAKKMDIAPSVLSDYERGRRQPGTKFIKKFVEALIKIDEERGYPVIRRLAGNLINFGNAILDLKEFSRPISLDTLVEIVEGIIVNSIFEVKNIYGYTVVDSIESILNMSGYDYLYLMGFTSERAIIFTNVGRGRSPMIAIRVSFLKPATVVVYGPRRSIDPLAIEIANRERIPLIISTAQSLENLLSNLREYVATL